TATGTGGAGCAAACAAACGGGAACTTCCTTTCTCATCTTTTGCATTTCAAGCAAAGCCTAATAAAATTAGACGTTTCCACTGTCGTGCTCAGTCTCGAAGCTGTCGGCGGATCCCGCTTCTAACTCTCAACACGGACACGCAGGAAATCGGGAAATCCCTGCAGCTCCCTCAGAAACTACAGTATCAGCGGTTCCGGaaccacaaacaaaaaaacgcaaCAACACGTGCTCCCCCAAAGAACCCAGCCTATCTATCGAGCGACGGAAATAGCGGCGAGGCGCTCTCGAAGCCGTGGCAGTCTGGACAAAACGAACTGGGTCTCCTTCCTGGTCGAGCCTACTTCCCTAGGGACAAAAAGGAACCTCTCTTCCCTCATATCCAGAGGAAGCGACGGAGAGATGCATGCTTAGGCTCACTCTACCATCCCGTCCATCCAAGTCCTAATAATCTTGAGGATGCTTTTCCTTGCCCTCTACCCCTCTccctttttgtgtttctttctccaCTTCACCGCACCCcgtctcttccctctctccaccaGCTGGCGCTCGGCTCCTCTCCACCTTCCCTCCCGTTTACTTCTGAATGAACTTTTCACAATAGTACAGTGCACTCCTAGAACCATTTACACACATTTTAAGCGCTGTGTTGAGATTTATATATGTAGCCACTGTTTTAATTTCCAcatcacttttcattttttttcccttctctataTGCTCAACTTCAAACATTTCTGCAGCATAGGCTGAGGCTGCGCTCAGCTAGGGAGAGACGTCAGGCGGCGGGGATAAACCTAGAGGAATGTTGTTTCCTGtctggggaggctcaggccttacaagagggagaggaagaaaaaaaaaagcctgtaagagaatctaaatttttttattttttattttttttattttttattttttttgactgTCCTAAATTGTTTATTAGGTATGAATTTTACAAACTTTACTTATATTAGCGGCAACGGTGGAGCTGGAGAGTATTGCGCCTTCTCCAAGCTGCCCGGCGAGAACCACCAATAGTATGGTGGAACTTATGGCCCTTTCCAAGGCCACGGCTCTTTCGGCCTGCAGATGTCAGCCCACGCATCTCCCTGTGCTTGTGGACTGGTTTGGTGATCCACTGGGTGTCAGGATTTCTTCTGATAGCTTTATGGAATGGATCAATGAGGATAACCTCAAAAAATTTGTATGTGGAATCTTCTCCAACCCAGTAAGAATTCAGGACTCTCAGAGCCCCACAGTGGCGTCCAGCTCGCTCCTCTGCAACGGACTGAAGGCTTCGAGCAAACTTTAGCTGGTTAACACCATGATGGACAGGCTTGCCATAAGTTGCACCCTTAGGAACTGGGCGTTTTCGGCCACCACGGCGAACACGAATCCTATATATAACGTAACCTTGCTTGGCCTTGTAGCCCAGTCGGCGCGCTTTATCAGGCCGGGTGGGGCGGGGAGCCCTGTGGAGAGCAGAGAGCTGGCGGTACTGCCAGCAGCGGACCCTCAGAAGAAAGCGCATGACATCAGACTGCTTCTTTCTCCATAGCTCCTGGATGTACTTGTATGCACCCATCTTGGCTTACCTGATGGCTGCCGCCAGACGGAAAGGCGagaatctaaatttttttaacagaaagcCTGGACTCTCTCGGAATAGGTGACCGAGTTTGAAAACTGTCCAGACATAGGGAcggttttattaaaattcaatttGCAAGTCGTTGTTGGCTGCAGTTATTTCCTCATTCCAGAGAGGATTGTTTCAGAAATTCGGTAAACTCT
Above is a genomic segment from Piliocolobus tephrosceles isolate RC106 chromosome 5, ASM277652v3, whole genome shotgun sequence containing:
- the LOC111525914 gene encoding 60S ribosomal protein L15, with the protein product MGAYKYIQELWRKKQSDVMRFLLRVRCWQYRQLSALHRAPRPTRPDKARRLGYKAKQGYVIYRIRVRRGGRKRPVPKGATYGKPVHHGVNQLKFARSLQSVAEERAGRHCGALRVLNSYWVGEDSTYKFFEVILIDPFHKAIRRNPDTQWITKPVHKHREMRGLTSAGRKSRGLGKGHKFHHTIGGSRRAAWRRRNTLQLHRCR